One genomic window of Actinoalloteichus hoggarensis includes the following:
- a CDS encoding TetR/AcrR family transcriptional regulator: protein MAATRGRPRAFDREAALAAATRLFWRHGYEATSIGALTEAMNIRPPSLYAAFGDKKTLFEEVVTTYRRTRGAFMLRALDEEPDVRTGIARMLREAAVEYTDPTVPPGCLVISGAANCSPANADVAARLRELRDANLAVFEQRLGHAVAVGELPDDTDVSTLASYLAAVIQGMSQRARDGATTRELTALAETAMLAVPGRVDEPADD, encoded by the coding sequence ATGGCAGCGACACGTGGACGACCTCGGGCCTTCGACCGGGAGGCCGCCCTCGCCGCGGCGACCCGACTCTTCTGGCGGCACGGGTACGAGGCGACCTCGATCGGCGCGCTGACCGAGGCCATGAACATCCGGCCGCCCAGCCTGTATGCGGCGTTCGGTGACAAGAAGACCCTGTTCGAGGAGGTCGTCACCACCTACCGCCGGACCAGGGGCGCGTTCATGCTGCGGGCCTTGGACGAGGAGCCGGACGTCCGAACGGGTATCGCCAGGATGCTGCGGGAGGCCGCCGTCGAGTACACCGATCCCACCGTGCCGCCCGGCTGCCTGGTGATCTCGGGTGCCGCCAACTGCTCCCCCGCCAACGCCGACGTCGCCGCGCGCCTGCGGGAGCTGCGCGACGCCAACCTCGCCGTCTTCGAACAGCGACTGGGACACGCCGTGGCCGTCGGGGAGCTGCCCGACGACACCGACGTGTCCACACTGGCCTCGTATCTGGCCGCCGTCATCCAGGGCATGTCGCAGCGCGCGCGGGACGGCGCCACCACGCGCGAGCTGACGGCACTGGCCGAGACGGCCATGCTCGCCGTGCCCGGCCGGGTCGACGAACCCGCCGACGACTAG
- a CDS encoding EamA family transporter, which yields MTNLTTRSIPAGLAGIALTAFAPAVWGTTYVVTTELLPAGHPLFAALVRALPAGLIALAITRTLPRGTWWLKAATSGVLNIGVFLPLLFVSAERLPGGVAATLAAAQPLLVAILAVMVLGQGVSAWTLGWGVAGIAGVGLVVLGPDAAFDVVGVAAGLGGAGAMALGVTLTKRWGRPDGVGSTAFAGWQLAAGGLLLVPVTLLVEGPPPAVDAGALLGYLWLGIPGGLIAYILWFRGITTLPVTSVAVLTLLSPMIAALLGAVLLGQLLGPVQLLGFAVALAAIVAGQITPRTVKERNDS from the coding sequence GTGACGAACCTGACGACGAGATCGATCCCGGCCGGGCTCGCCGGCATCGCACTGACGGCGTTCGCGCCCGCTGTGTGGGGAACGACGTACGTGGTCACCACCGAACTGCTCCCGGCGGGGCATCCACTGTTCGCCGCGCTGGTGCGTGCCCTGCCCGCCGGGCTGATCGCGCTGGCGATCACCCGAACCCTGCCGCGCGGGACGTGGTGGCTGAAGGCGGCGACGTCGGGCGTGCTCAACATCGGCGTGTTCCTGCCCCTGCTGTTCGTGTCCGCCGAACGACTCCCCGGCGGGGTCGCCGCGACTCTGGCCGCCGCGCAGCCGCTGCTCGTGGCGATCCTGGCCGTCATGGTGCTCGGACAGGGCGTCTCGGCCTGGACGCTCGGCTGGGGTGTGGCGGGCATCGCGGGGGTCGGGCTGGTGGTCCTCGGACCGGACGCGGCCTTCGACGTGGTCGGCGTGGCGGCAGGTCTCGGCGGCGCGGGAGCGATGGCCCTCGGCGTGACGCTCACGAAACGCTGGGGCCGCCCGGATGGCGTCGGCTCCACGGCGTTCGCCGGGTGGCAGCTGGCCGCGGGCGGGCTGCTGCTGGTGCCCGTGACGCTGCTCGTCGAAGGGCCGCCGCCCGCGGTCGACGCGGGCGCCCTGCTCGGCTACCTCTGGCTCGGCATCCCCGGTGGGCTGATCGCCTACATCCTGTGGTTCCGCGGCATCACCACGCTGCCGGTCACCTCCGTCGCCGTGCTCACCCTGCTGTCGCCGATGATCGCCGCCCTGCTCGGTGCCGTCCTGCTCGGCCAGCTGCTCGGTCCCGTCCAACTGCTCGGCTTCGCCGTCGCGCTCGCCGCGATCGTCGCGGGCCAGATCACCCCGAGAACCGTCAAGGAGAGGAACGACAGTTGA
- a CDS encoding ABC transporter permease, whose translation MRGSARRVARNEPTTSVRFVDVLSAEFGKARTLPAVWIALVVAFLAASLLGALAATDTLRFAGPDGEVSIGQFGTLLLSPVYAFLVVGVCVADEYRAGQLGVSLAAVPNRTRLAAAKTMAAAVLGVLAAVPVLGPGHLLRHLPDLSAGVLTAAEVTAGFGASVAVHLLFSLIGWGFAVVTRSVVVPVATLFAIPILLSPMLQGVLPTVVRLLPHEAALSGLGTPIDPSVALGADTAWLVLLGWAGAFVAAACRCLVRRDVSGA comes from the coding sequence GTGAGGGGCTCGGCGCGGCGGGTGGCGCGGAACGAGCCGACGACGAGCGTCCGATTCGTCGACGTGCTGTCCGCCGAGTTCGGCAAGGCCCGCACCCTGCCTGCGGTGTGGATCGCGCTCGTCGTCGCCTTCCTGGCCGCATCACTGCTGGGCGCGCTCGCGGCGACGGACACTCTGCGTTTCGCCGGGCCCGACGGTGAGGTCTCGATCGGACAGTTCGGGACGCTGCTCCTGTCGCCGGTCTACGCCTTCCTGGTCGTCGGCGTCTGTGTCGCGGACGAGTACCGAGCGGGACAACTCGGTGTCAGCCTCGCAGCCGTGCCGAACCGCACCAGGCTCGCCGCGGCGAAGACCATGGCAGCGGCGGTGCTCGGCGTCCTCGCCGCCGTCCCCGTCCTCGGTCCCGGCCACCTCCTGCGGCATCTCCCCGACCTCTCGGCCGGAGTCCTGACGGCAGCCGAGGTCACGGCGGGATTCGGCGCGTCCGTCGCCGTCCATCTGCTCTTCAGCCTGATCGGCTGGGGCTTCGCCGTCGTGACACGGAGTGTCGTCGTCCCCGTCGCCACGCTCTTCGCCATCCCGATCCTGCTCTCGCCCATGCTCCAGGGCGTGCTGCCGACCGTGGTGCGGCTGCTTCCGCACGAAGCCGCTCTGAGCGGGCTGGGCACTCCGATCGACCCGTCCGTCGCGCTCGGTGCCGACACCGCCTGGCTCGTCCTGCTCGGCTGGGCGGGGGCCTTCGTCGCCGCGGCCTGTCGATGTCTCGTCCGCCGAGACGTCAGCGGCGCCTGA
- a CDS encoding sensor histidine kinase yields MADRILADPTVSGRPRLSRMLLDAAAALVVIGVFWLPSIAGAPAPWLIVVGVAAAVVAGAAMQTRRRHPRLSAAAAAAATIVAGVLEVTQDPMLAAAWCLYPVALARGDRSRALVVGLVIATAAAMTIGMPVAGPDDTVQRLVIAAAALSVAWLAGVAVGRQIDAAVAVERAQARERAARLQLDVARDVHDVVGHALGVIGAEAGVIRALPDADERELRDALTDIEGHARNALEEMQVLVGSLRTDPAVAAPSAGAAATGGGLGRLPALIDATRSAGVDVASRIAVPPSVDEATGMVATRIVQEALGNVVRHAPGAACTVELGQDGDVLVVRVRDDGPGMPNLAAGGFGLTGMRERARLVGGTVEWRNRPGRGFEVEARLPSAGAR; encoded by the coding sequence GTGGCAGACCGCATCCTTGCCGACCCCACCGTGTCGGGCAGGCCGAGACTCTCCCGGATGCTGCTGGACGCGGCCGCCGCGCTCGTGGTCATCGGGGTGTTCTGGCTGCCCTCCATCGCGGGGGCGCCCGCGCCGTGGCTGATCGTCGTCGGCGTCGCGGCGGCGGTGGTCGCGGGGGCGGCGATGCAGACGCGCAGGCGGCACCCGAGGCTCTCCGCCGCGGCGGCGGCCGCCGCGACGATCGTCGCAGGCGTCCTGGAGGTCACGCAGGACCCGATGCTGGCCGCGGCGTGGTGTCTCTATCCGGTCGCCCTCGCGCGGGGCGACCGCTCCCGCGCCCTCGTCGTCGGTCTCGTCATCGCCACGGCCGCGGCGATGACGATCGGGATGCCCGTGGCGGGACCGGACGACACGGTGCAGCGGCTGGTGATCGCGGCCGCGGCGCTCAGCGTCGCCTGGCTGGCCGGAGTCGCCGTGGGACGACAGATCGACGCGGCCGTGGCGGTCGAACGTGCCCAGGCACGAGAACGGGCCGCGCGACTGCAGCTCGACGTCGCCCGTGACGTCCACGACGTGGTGGGGCACGCGCTCGGTGTGATCGGCGCCGAGGCGGGCGTGATCCGGGCCCTGCCCGACGCCGACGAGCGGGAACTTCGGGACGCGCTGACCGACATCGAAGGGCACGCCAGGAACGCCCTGGAGGAGATGCAGGTCCTCGTCGGTTCGCTGCGGACCGACCCGGCCGTCGCCGCACCGTCGGCCGGAGCGGCTGCGACGGGCGGCGGCCTGGGCCGCCTGCCCGCGCTGATCGACGCGACGCGATCGGCCGGAGTCGACGTCGCCTCGCGGATCGCCGTGCCCCCGTCGGTCGACGAGGCGACCGGCATGGTGGCGACTCGAATCGTCCAGGAGGCGCTCGGCAATGTCGTGCGTCACGCGCCGGGCGCGGCCTGCACCGTGGAACTCGGCCAGGACGGCGACGTCCTCGTGGTGCGCGTCCGCGACGACGGGCCGGGCATGCCGAACCTCGCGGCGGGCGGCTTCGGCCTGACGGGGATGCGGGAACGCGCTCGGCTCGTGGGCGGCACCGTCGAGTGGCGGAACCGGCCCGGTCGAGGCTTCGAGGTCGAGGCACGGCTGCCGTCGGCGGGTGCCCGGTGA
- a CDS encoding ABC transporter ATP-binding protein, translated as MIEVLQLTKHHRNTTAVDDVTFAVRPGRVTGFLGPNGAGKSSTLRMILGLDSPSSGTALIDGMRYRELRHPLRTVGALLDDAGPVPERRAIDHLRWIAQSNRLPGRRVAEVLEVVGLAHATRRRVRKYSLGMRQRLGIAAALLGDPEILILDEPVNGLDPEGIRWIRTFLRDYAAAGRTVLLSSHLMTETADTVDDVVVIDRGRIVTQGPLVEVTAGHRSLEEAFFALTADRRGSER; from the coding sequence ATGATCGAAGTTCTTCAGCTGACGAAACACCACCGGAACACCACGGCAGTCGACGACGTCACGTTCGCCGTGCGACCGGGCCGCGTCACAGGCTTCTTGGGACCCAACGGGGCGGGCAAGTCCAGCACCCTGCGGATGATCCTGGGCCTGGACAGCCCCTCCAGCGGCACCGCGTTGATCGACGGCATGCGTTACCGGGAGCTCAGGCACCCGTTGCGCACGGTGGGCGCGCTGCTGGACGACGCGGGGCCGGTGCCGGAACGTCGGGCGATCGACCACCTCCGTTGGATCGCCCAGTCCAACCGTCTCCCCGGGCGGCGGGTGGCGGAGGTGCTGGAGGTCGTCGGGCTCGCCCACGCGACGCGACGGCGGGTGCGGAAGTACTCGCTCGGGATGCGGCAGCGGCTGGGCATCGCCGCGGCGCTGCTCGGCGACCCCGAGATCCTCATTCTCGACGAGCCGGTCAACGGTCTCGACCCCGAGGGGATCCGCTGGATCAGGACGTTTCTACGCGACTACGCGGCGGCGGGTCGGACGGTGCTGTTGTCCAGCCATCTGATGACGGAGACGGCCGACACCGTGGACGACGTCGTCGTCATCGACCGTGGACGGATCGTGACTCAGGGACCGCTGGTCGAGGTGACCGCCGGACACCGGTCCTTAGAGGAGGCGTTCTTCGCTCTCACCGCGGACCGGCGCGGATCGGAACGGTGA
- a CDS encoding RNA polymerase sigma factor, whose protein sequence is MNELLLRELTPAVIGVLVRRGVDFATAEDAVQEALVQAVLTWADGPPDDPRGWLITVAWRKFLDLRRAEVSRRDREQAVDAEPPAGPVEDVDDTLRLFFLCAHPSLTRASAVALTLRAVGGLTTRQIAAAWLVPEATMAQRISRARRRVEGVRFEQPGEASTVRRVLYLIFNEGYTGEVDLAAEAIRLTRQLASLTDDAETRGLLALMLLHHARRPARIRQDGSLVPLADQDRSRWDTSLITEGVAVLQAALARDRLGEFQAQAAIAALHADAPRAEETDWPQIVDWYDELLRLTRSPVVRLNRAVAIGEADGPAAGLAALAAVDAGLPRRAAAAAYLHEKTGDLANAARLYAEAARSAVTLPERHHLAEQAARIRQTLRG, encoded by the coding sequence ATGAACGAACTGCTGCTGCGGGAGTTGACGCCCGCGGTGATCGGCGTCCTCGTCCGTCGCGGAGTCGACTTCGCGACCGCCGAGGACGCCGTGCAGGAGGCACTCGTCCAGGCCGTGCTGACCTGGGCCGACGGACCGCCCGACGATCCGAGGGGCTGGCTGATCACGGTGGCCTGGCGCAAGTTCCTCGATCTGCGCCGTGCGGAGGTCTCGCGTCGCGACCGCGAGCAGGCCGTCGACGCCGAACCGCCCGCCGGGCCCGTCGAGGACGTCGACGACACGCTGCGGCTGTTCTTCCTCTGCGCACATCCGTCGTTGACGCGGGCGTCCGCCGTCGCGCTCACACTGCGGGCCGTCGGGGGCCTGACCACCCGGCAGATCGCCGCGGCCTGGCTGGTGCCGGAGGCGACGATGGCGCAGCGGATCAGTCGGGCCAGGCGTCGGGTCGAGGGTGTGCGGTTCGAGCAGCCGGGCGAGGCGTCGACGGTACGTCGGGTCCTCTACCTGATCTTCAACGAGGGCTACACCGGGGAGGTGGACCTGGCGGCCGAGGCGATCCGGCTCACCCGGCAGCTGGCGTCGCTGACCGACGACGCCGAGACCCGGGGGCTGCTGGCGTTGATGCTGCTGCACCACGCGAGGCGACCGGCCCGTATTCGGCAGGACGGCAGCCTGGTCCCGCTGGCGGACCAGGACCGGTCGCGCTGGGACACCTCGCTCATCACCGAGGGGGTGGCCGTCCTGCAGGCGGCGCTGGCACGCGATCGGTTGGGGGAGTTCCAGGCGCAGGCCGCGATCGCCGCGTTGCACGCCGACGCGCCGCGCGCCGAGGAGACCGACTGGCCGCAGATCGTCGACTGGTACGACGAGCTGCTCCGCCTCACGCGGAGCCCGGTCGTGCGACTCAATCGGGCCGTCGCGATCGGCGAGGCCGACGGCCCGGCGGCAGGCCTCGCCGCCCTGGCGGCCGTGGACGCCGGCCTGCCCCGTCGCGCCGCCGCGGCGGCGTACCTGCACGAGAAGACCGGTGATCTCGCGAACGCGGCGCGGCTGTACGCCGAGGCCGCCCGGTCGGCCGTCACCCTCCCTGAACGACATCACCTTGCCGAGCAGGCGGCGCGGATCAGGCAGACGCTGCGTGGGTGA
- a CDS encoding MFS transporter, whose amino-acid sequence MPAHRWTVLLTVSLGLLLISVDMTVLYTALPTLTADLHADASEKLWIINAYPLVMAGLLMGAGTLGDRVGHRRMYLTGLLVFGVASAAAAYATSPAILIAARAFLAVGAAAMMPATLSLIRTTFDDERERNIAIAIWGSVSVCGAALGPIVGGLLLEHFWWGSVFLINLPIVVVALVLTVLVAPGGGGAGADKPWDPLASVQIMVGLVGLVYAIKEATNPAPSLFAVGVATLAAVLGFWLFVRRQRGRAYPLIDFALFRDPRILIGVVAAAAAMFTTAGVQLILSQRLQLVLGDSPLQAGLILAAFALGSLPVGVLAGARLHRVGARALITGGLLTSTLGVAGLLLVGTVGRLAVVLCLVVIGAGVGVAMTAASAAIVGNAPAHRAGMASSVEEVSYELGSLTGVAILGSALTSVYARAVVLPAGTPAEAADGMDQARAAAAGMPAEQAGPLIDAAVSAFDGGYRVTLAIACAALAAATVFSLSYRRRRVGVAAPTSAATGR is encoded by the coding sequence ATGCCCGCACACCGTTGGACCGTGCTGCTGACCGTCTCACTGGGACTCCTGCTGATCTCGGTGGACATGACCGTCCTCTACACCGCTCTGCCCACGCTGACCGCCGATCTCCACGCCGACGCCTCGGAGAAGCTGTGGATCATCAACGCCTATCCCCTCGTCATGGCGGGTCTGTTGATGGGCGCCGGGACACTCGGTGACCGCGTCGGGCATCGACGGATGTATCTGACGGGTCTGCTGGTGTTCGGCGTGGCGTCCGCGGCCGCCGCGTACGCGACCTCGCCCGCGATCCTCATCGCCGCGCGGGCGTTCCTCGCCGTCGGGGCGGCGGCGATGATGCCCGCCACGCTGTCGCTGATCAGGACCACCTTCGATGACGAGCGGGAACGCAACATCGCCATCGCGATCTGGGGTTCGGTCTCGGTCTGCGGCGCCGCGCTCGGCCCGATCGTCGGCGGTCTGCTCCTGGAGCACTTCTGGTGGGGATCGGTCTTCCTGATCAACCTGCCGATCGTGGTGGTCGCGTTGGTCCTCACCGTCCTCGTCGCACCCGGCGGCGGGGGAGCCGGCGCCGACAAGCCATGGGACCCGCTGGCTTCGGTACAGATCATGGTGGGGCTGGTCGGGCTGGTCTACGCGATCAAGGAGGCGACGAATCCGGCACCGTCGCTGTTCGCCGTCGGCGTCGCGACGCTCGCGGCCGTGCTCGGGTTCTGGCTCTTCGTGCGGCGGCAGCGTGGCCGGGCCTACCCGTTGATCGACTTCGCCCTGTTCCGGGACCCGCGCATCCTGATCGGCGTCGTCGCCGCGGCCGCCGCGATGTTCACCACCGCGGGCGTGCAGCTCATCCTGTCCCAACGGCTGCAGCTGGTCCTCGGCGACAGCCCGTTGCAGGCAGGCCTGATCCTGGCCGCGTTCGCGCTCGGCTCGCTGCCGGTGGGCGTCCTGGCCGGGGCGAGGCTGCATCGGGTGGGCGCGCGAGCACTCATCACCGGCGGGCTGCTGACCTCGACGCTGGGGGTGGCAGGTCTGCTCCTCGTCGGCACCGTCGGCAGGCTCGCGGTGGTCCTCTGTCTCGTGGTCATCGGCGCGGGCGTCGGCGTGGCGATGACGGCGGCCTCCGCGGCGATCGTGGGTAACGCGCCCGCACATCGCGCGGGAATGGCGTCCTCGGTGGAGGAGGTGTCCTACGAACTCGGCAGCCTGACCGGAGTCGCCATCCTGGGCAGCGCGCTGACCTCGGTCTATGCCCGCGCCGTCGTCCTGCCCGCCGGCACCCCGGCCGAGGCGGCCGACGGGATGGACCAGGCCCGCGCGGCGGCCGCGGGAATGCCCGCCGAGCAGGCGGGGCCGCTGATCGACGCCGCCGTCTCGGCATTCGACGGGGGCTACCGCGTCACCCTGGCGATCGCCTGCGCCGCGCTGGCCGCCGCCACGGTCTTCAGCCTGTCGTACCGGCGCCGCCGCGTGGGCGTCGCCGCGCCGACCTCGGCGGCGACCGGCCGCTGA
- a CDS encoding response regulator: MTDDEAVPIRVFLADDDDRFRAAYRKLFDRTAGLRVVGEAADGIEAADRILASTPDVALLDVQMPGGGLAAARRVLGATDRIRVIMLTTFDLDDYVHEALALGVAGFLLKNASPPEVLRAVRTVHAGHAMLAPEVTARLMRRLAPPRPPRPHVFTRQPLSERELQVVRLVARGYSNQRIADELFLSLETVRTYLRRMFLKFDVRDRTQLAVLAYEAGLLHEPR; encoded by the coding sequence GTGACCGATGACGAGGCCGTGCCGATCCGGGTCTTCCTCGCGGATGACGACGACCGCTTCCGCGCCGCCTACCGAAAGCTGTTCGACCGCACGGCCGGTCTCCGGGTCGTCGGGGAGGCGGCCGACGGCATCGAGGCGGCCGACCGGATCCTGGCGTCGACCCCCGACGTGGCGCTGCTCGACGTGCAGATGCCGGGCGGCGGGCTGGCGGCGGCCCGGCGAGTCCTCGGGGCGACCGACCGCATCCGGGTGATCATGCTGACGACGTTCGACCTGGACGACTACGTGCACGAGGCGTTGGCGCTGGGTGTCGCCGGTTTCCTGTTGAAGAACGCCTCCCCGCCGGAGGTGCTGCGGGCGGTGCGCACCGTCCACGCGGGTCACGCCATGCTCGCGCCGGAGGTCACCGCGAGACTGATGCGCAGGCTCGCGCCGCCGAGGCCGCCGCGACCCCACGTGTTCACCCGACAGCCGCTCTCCGAACGCGAGCTGCAGGTCGTCCGCCTGGTGGCGCGCGGCTATTCGAATCAACGGATCGCGGACGAGCTGTTCCTGAGTCTGGAGACGGTGCGCACGTACCTGCGACGGATGTTCCTCAAGTTCGACGTGCGCGACCGCACGCAGCTGGCGGTGCTCGCCTATGAGGCCGGGCTCCTCCACGAACCGCGCTGA
- a CDS encoding TetR/AcrR family transcriptional regulator, which yields MRPSARTAILDAAIRVTERAGITGLTMDAAAEEAGVTKGGLLYHFRTRDDLLLAIQRRLVDQWEARLLAELGMPQDEATPRQRAAAYARLNLSDQMSSTAELAFMVEAANHPALAEVWNDLARRWVPAPTSVEPATLDLFIARLASDGLWFLEATKAVPLTPAVRDALTRRIAALTAPPGLQA from the coding sequence ATGAGGCCGAGCGCGAGGACCGCGATCCTCGATGCCGCCATCCGGGTCACCGAGCGCGCGGGCATCACGGGATTGACCATGGACGCCGCCGCCGAGGAGGCAGGCGTCACCAAGGGCGGCCTGCTCTACCACTTCCGCACTCGTGACGACCTGTTGCTGGCCATCCAGCGGCGGCTCGTCGATCAGTGGGAGGCGCGGCTGCTCGCCGAGCTGGGCATGCCGCAGGACGAGGCGACGCCACGGCAGCGGGCCGCCGCCTACGCCCGACTCAACCTGAGCGACCAGATGAGCAGCACCGCCGAACTCGCCTTCATGGTGGAGGCGGCGAATCACCCGGCCCTGGCCGAGGTGTGGAACGACCTCGCGCGACGCTGGGTGCCCGCGCCGACCTCCGTCGAGCCCGCCACGCTGGATCTCTTCATCGCCCGGCTGGCCTCGGATGGGCTGTGGTTCCTCGAGGCCACCAAGGCGGTCCCGCTGACGCCCGCCGTCCGGGATGCGCTGACCCGACGCATCGCCGCGCTGACCGCGCCGCCCGGCCTTCAGGCTTGA
- a CDS encoding Cmx/CmrA family chloramphenicol efflux MFS transporter: MPFTIHLLALAVFAQGTSEFMLAGLGPAIAADLGVSIPAAGALTSAFAVGMIIGAPLMAVVSLRWPRRRALLAFLTVFLLVHVVGALTTSYEVLLVTRVIGALANAGFLAVALVTATGLAGPGAKGRATATLLGGVTLACVVGVPAGALLGQVWGWRSAFWAVALVSMPAIVAILRAVPAGGADGSVPSARRELRALRDPRLGTVLALAALVNGATFCTFTYLAPLITDVAGLGEGWVPAGLALFGIGSFLGVTLAGRIADVRPVPLLTIGGTVLCLGWVVLALSAGSRSAAIALILVQGTLSFAVGSTLVSQVLYVAVDAPRLAGGFATAAFNVGAALGPWLGGVAIDAGLGFRGPVWVSALLTAAALIVAGVAWIVTGGTGATARPSSRRGAATG; this comes from the coding sequence ATGCCCTTCACGATCCATCTGCTCGCGCTCGCCGTCTTCGCCCAGGGGACGTCGGAGTTCATGCTGGCCGGGCTCGGCCCGGCCATCGCCGCCGACCTGGGTGTGTCCATCCCCGCCGCAGGGGCGCTGACCTCGGCCTTCGCCGTCGGAATGATCATCGGCGCTCCGCTCATGGCCGTGGTGAGCCTGCGCTGGCCTCGTCGGCGCGCGCTGCTCGCCTTCCTCACCGTCTTCCTGCTCGTGCACGTCGTGGGCGCGCTCACCACCAGTTACGAGGTCCTGCTGGTCACCCGGGTGATCGGGGCGCTGGCCAACGCGGGCTTCCTCGCGGTGGCGCTGGTGACCGCGACCGGGCTGGCGGGTCCCGGTGCCAAGGGCCGCGCCACCGCCACACTGTTGGGCGGAGTCACGCTCGCCTGCGTCGTGGGGGTGCCCGCCGGGGCGCTGTTGGGGCAGGTCTGGGGCTGGCGTTCGGCGTTCTGGGCGGTGGCGCTGGTGTCGATGCCCGCGATCGTGGCGATCCTGCGGGCGGTGCCCGCCGGCGGCGCCGACGGCTCCGTGCCGAGCGCGCGTCGGGAACTGCGCGCCCTGCGTGATCCGAGGCTGGGGACGGTCCTGGCATTGGCCGCGCTGGTCAACGGGGCGACCTTCTGCACGTTCACCTACCTCGCCCCACTGATCACCGACGTGGCCGGTCTCGGCGAGGGTTGGGTGCCCGCCGGGCTCGCGCTGTTCGGAATCGGTTCCTTCCTCGGGGTGACCCTGGCGGGTCGGATCGCCGATGTGCGGCCGGTCCCGCTGTTGACCATCGGAGGGACGGTGTTGTGCCTCGGGTGGGTCGTGCTCGCCCTGTCGGCGGGCAGCAGGTCTGCGGCGATCGCGCTGATCCTGGTGCAGGGCACGCTGTCCTTCGCCGTCGGCTCGACCTTGGTCTCCCAGGTGCTCTACGTCGCGGTCGACGCGCCGAGGCTGGCGGGCGGGTTCGCCACGGCGGCGTTCAACGTGGGCGCCGCGCTCGGTCCGTGGCTCGGCGGTGTCGCCATCGACGCGGGGCTCGGTTTCCGTGGCCCGGTATGGGTGAGCGCGCTGCTGACGGCGGCGGCGCTGATCGTGGCCGGTGTCGCCTGGATCGTCACCGGCGGGACGGGGGCGACGGCGAGGCCGTCATCCCGTCGCGGCGCCGCCACCGGCTGA
- a CDS encoding NAD(P)-dependent oxidoreductase, producing MKITVIGAAGMAGSRVVGEAVDRGHHVTAVVRRTRPESLPAGVSVVQGDAADVAHMTSLFGGSDAIVGATRPAPGAEDTVAATTTALLDAAVAARTRALLIGGAAPLLSPRGGLVFDDDRFVPPFVRTIAAASLVQLDVCRAHHADWVYLSPPALLEPGARTGGYRRGTTGLMVAADGRSWISAEDFAIAVVDELERPGENRHITVGY from the coding sequence TTGAAGATCACCGTCATCGGAGCCGCGGGCATGGCCGGTTCTCGCGTCGTCGGCGAGGCCGTCGACCGAGGGCACCACGTCACCGCCGTCGTCCGTCGGACCAGGCCGGAGTCGCTGCCCGCCGGGGTGTCCGTCGTCCAGGGCGACGCCGCCGACGTCGCCCACATGACGAGTCTGTTCGGCGGCTCCGACGCGATCGTCGGCGCCACCCGCCCCGCCCCCGGCGCGGAGGACACCGTCGCGGCGACGACCACCGCCCTGCTCGACGCGGCCGTGGCAGCCCGAACTCGTGCCCTGCTGATCGGCGGGGCGGCACCCCTGCTGAGCCCTCGAGGCGGACTCGTGTTCGACGACGACCGATTCGTGCCGCCGTTCGTGCGGACCATCGCCGCCGCCAGCCTCGTGCAGCTGGACGTCTGCCGGGCCCATCACGCCGACTGGGTCTACCTGAGCCCGCCCGCGCTCCTCGAACCCGGTGCGCGCACGGGCGGCTACCGACGTGGGACCACCGGCCTGATGGTGGCGGCCGACGGTCGATCGTGGATCTCGGCCGAGGACTTCGCGATCGCCGTCGTCGACGAGCTGGAGAGGCCCGGCGAGAATCGACACATCACCGTCGGCTACTGA
- a CDS encoding YciI family protein: MARYLLLKHYRGAPEAVNPVPMDQWSPEEVRDHVRFMADFADRLTDTGEYVDSHALAEEGTFVRYDGEGRPPVTDGPFAETKDLIAGWMMIDVDSYERALTLAGELSAAPGAGGRPIHEWIEVRPFLTAPPTIAE; encoded by the coding sequence ATGGCGAGGTATCTGCTTCTCAAGCACTACCGGGGCGCACCCGAGGCGGTGAACCCGGTTCCGATGGATCAGTGGAGTCCCGAGGAGGTACGCGACCACGTCCGGTTCATGGCCGACTTCGCCGATCGGCTGACGGACACGGGCGAGTACGTCGACAGCCACGCCCTCGCCGAGGAGGGCACCTTCGTCCGGTACGACGGCGAGGGGCGCCCGCCGGTGACCGACGGGCCCTTCGCCGAGACCAAGGACCTGATCGCGGGCTGGATGATGATCGACGTGGACAGCTACGAACGCGCGCTCACGCTCGCGGGTGAGCTGTCGGCGGCCCCCGGTGCGGGCGGCAGGCCGATTCACGAGTGGATCGAGGTGCGCCCGTTCCTCACCGCGCCGCCGACGATCGCGGAGTGA